From Roseibium alexandrii DFL-11, the proteins below share one genomic window:
- a CDS encoding pseudouridine synthase has protein sequence MTTKKFPPKRSGPDNGRNRPKRAADNRGPRKPAPRKSASKADEAGDAPRVTIPDTASGERIAKVMARAGLCSRREAETWVMDGRVEVNGKVLTTPAVTVTSNDKVLVDGEPLPMRERTRLWLYHKPRGLVTTNKDPEGRPTVFDRLPDDLPRVLTVGRLDINTEGLLLLTNDGGLARVLELPATGWLRRYRVRAFGKITQAELDTLNDGVAIDGVLYGAIEATLDKEQGGNVWMTVGLREGKNREVKRVLEHLGMSVNRLIRLSYGPFQLMDLAEGDVREIRGRVLRDQLGDALAEEAGADFDAPIFHMPKQEEEKKRPGPRGGSRDSSSEKGQGKWLTAREGKSATDRKKAARSDDGGPKQGKRRNEGPRREKVSPRSKFRMTSEPRFRKDYNEERPSPPQRRIWGDEGLVEDKQQERRTNRDKGDRKGGPREDRPFRGDRPERGNRSDQGGRSEGRDRASRGERPDRGDRSGRSGRPDRGGRPDRGGRPPRRGDRS, from the coding sequence ATGACGACAAAGAAATTCCCTCCGAAACGGTCTGGCCCGGACAACGGCCGGAACCGACCCAAACGCGCAGCAGACAACCGCGGTCCGCGCAAGCCAGCGCCGCGCAAATCCGCTTCCAAAGCCGACGAGGCGGGCGATGCTCCGCGCGTGACCATTCCTGACACTGCCAGCGGCGAACGCATCGCCAAGGTCATGGCCCGTGCCGGCTTGTGCTCCCGCCGGGAGGCTGAGACCTGGGTCATGGACGGCCGGGTCGAGGTTAATGGCAAGGTACTGACCACGCCAGCAGTCACCGTCACCAGCAACGACAAGGTTCTGGTGGACGGCGAACCTCTGCCGATGCGCGAACGGACACGGCTGTGGCTCTACCACAAGCCGCGCGGTCTGGTGACGACCAACAAGGATCCGGAAGGCCGGCCAACCGTGTTCGACCGGCTGCCGGATGATCTTCCGCGGGTTTTGACCGTTGGGCGTCTCGACATCAATACCGAAGGCCTGTTACTGCTGACCAATGATGGCGGTCTTGCCCGGGTCTTGGAACTGCCGGCAACCGGTTGGCTGCGCCGCTACCGCGTGCGCGCCTTTGGCAAGATTACACAGGCCGAACTTGATACCTTGAACGACGGTGTGGCAATTGACGGCGTACTCTATGGCGCGATCGAGGCGACACTGGACAAGGAGCAGGGCGGCAATGTCTGGATGACGGTTGGTCTGCGAGAGGGCAAGAACCGCGAAGTCAAACGCGTTCTTGAACATCTGGGGATGTCGGTCAACCGGCTGATCCGTCTTTCCTATGGTCCATTCCAGCTCATGGATTTGGCCGAAGGCGACGTGCGCGAAATTCGCGGGCGTGTTCTTCGCGACCAGCTTGGCGATGCGTTGGCGGAAGAGGCTGGCGCCGACTTCGATGCGCCCATCTTTCATATGCCCAAGCAGGAAGAAGAGAAGAAACGACCGGGTCCGCGTGGCGGTAGCCGGGATAGCTCCTCAGAAAAAGGCCAGGGCAAATGGCTGACGGCCCGTGAAGGCAAGTCGGCGACGGATCGAAAGAAAGCCGCACGGAGCGACGACGGTGGCCCAAAACAGGGCAAGCGGAGAAACGAAGGGCCGCGCCGGGAGAAAGTCTCACCGCGGTCAAAGTTCCGCATGACGTCCGAACCCCGGTTCCGCAAGGATTACAACGAGGAGCGTCCGTCCCCGCCGCAACGCCGGATTTGGGGAGATGAAGGCCTCGTTGAGGACAAACAGCAGGAGCGCCGCACAAACCGCGACAAAGGCGACCGGAAGGGCGGACCTCGCGAAGATCGTCCGTTCCGCGGCGACCGGCCAGAGCGCGGTAACCGCTCAGATCAAGGCGGACGGTCAGAAGGGCGGGATCGCGCAAGCCGTGGTGAACGCCCGGATCGGGGGGATCGGTCAGGTCGCAGTGGCCGTCCAGACCGTGGCGGCCGTCCAGATCGCGGTGGCCGACCGCCGCGCCGCGGAGACCGTTCGTGA
- a CDS encoding TIGR01459 family HAD-type hydrolase yields the protein MTVSAPLLVDGLHALAPQYKGILCDVWGVLHNGVSAFEEAHIALRRFREETGGHVVLITNAPRPAKYVAEMLTNMGVPEEAYDSIVSSGDVTREVLEAQGSKTLLHIGPDRDQPLYHNLEATFTSVDEDADAISCTGFRDDETETPDDYRERLEKLAGRNLLMICANPDIVVERGDRLVWCAGALARLYEDLGGEVAILGKPHAPIYEAGLRRLAEHAGTTIAKEDVLAIGDGLPTDIRGAVSQDIDVLFITAGIHASDFGPSEAPEEHLIRKRLIEEGLRARAAIPRLSW from the coding sequence ATGACCGTTTCTGCACCGCTTCTTGTTGACGGGCTCCATGCCCTTGCCCCGCAGTACAAGGGCATCTTGTGCGATGTCTGGGGCGTGCTGCACAACGGCGTGTCAGCATTCGAGGAGGCACATATCGCATTGCGGCGCTTCCGGGAAGAAACCGGCGGCCATGTGGTTCTGATAACGAATGCCCCGCGGCCAGCAAAATATGTCGCCGAAATGCTGACGAACATGGGTGTGCCGGAAGAGGCTTACGACAGCATCGTCAGCTCAGGCGATGTCACCCGCGAAGTCCTGGAAGCGCAAGGTTCCAAGACGCTGCTGCACATCGGACCGGACCGCGACCAGCCGCTCTATCACAATCTGGAAGCGACCTTCACCAGCGTTGACGAGGATGCAGACGCGATCAGCTGTACGGGGTTCCGGGATGATGAGACGGAAACACCGGACGATTACCGGGAGCGCCTGGAGAAACTGGCGGGGCGCAACCTTTTGATGATCTGCGCCAACCCAGACATCGTTGTGGAGCGGGGCGACCGCTTGGTCTGGTGCGCCGGGGCGCTAGCCCGCCTCTACGAAGACCTCGGCGGCGAAGTTGCCATTCTCGGCAAACCGCACGCGCCGATCTATGAGGCAGGTCTGCGGCGCTTGGCCGAGCACGCCGGGACAACAATCGCAAAGGAAGATGTTCTGGCGATCGGCGATGGCCTGCCGACCGACATTCGCGGCGCGGTGTCCCAGGACATCGACGTTCTGTTCATCACCGCCGGTATTCATGCTTCAGATTTTGGACCGAGCGAAGCCCCGGAAGAGCACCTGATCCGCAAGCGTCTGATCGAAGAAGGCCTCCGCGCCCGCGCCGCCATCCCGCGGCTATCATGGTGA
- the mutL gene encoding DNA mismatch repair endonuclease MutL yields the protein MQVRQLGEQVINQIAAGEVIERPASVIKELVENAVDAGASQIDIVTAAGGKTLMRVADDGAGMRQDDLKLAIRRHCTSKISDDDLFDIRTLGFRGEALPSIGSVARLVIQTRHGEEDHAWAIAVEGGKEQPIVPAARSKGTQVEVRDLFFATPARLKFLKSDRAEAAAITEIVKRIALAYPHIGFSLSGADRQPQSWPAARGDEPHLARIAQILGPDFVDNAMEIDAAREGVRLTGYAGLPTHHRGNAQHQFFFVNGRPVKDKLLLSGLRGAYADVLARDRHPVVVLFIDLDPALVDVNVHPAKSDVRFRDAQLVRGLLVGAIKHALVQAGHRSSTSNAAVALDALRKQSPQPGWPSGATAPAYGSAASVSASAHGFGATATAERWAPEAFQPLETAPNPVPGFAEDRVSEVQNGFSALATPSADARAHDVPLASEKTELPLGAARAQVHETYIIAQTEDGVVIVDQHAAHERLVYERLKEALAKKDVARQILLIPEVVDLPEEDAARLADRAEDLEKVGLSLEAFGPGAIAVRETPAILGDMDIQGMVRTLADELAEWETADSLREKLDHVAATMACHGSVRAGRRMRPEEMDALLRDMEATPLSGQCNHGRPTWVELKLSDIEKLFGRK from the coding sequence ATGCAGGTCAGGCAACTTGGCGAACAGGTGATCAACCAGATTGCCGCCGGCGAGGTCATTGAACGGCCTGCCAGCGTGATCAAGGAGCTGGTTGAAAACGCCGTTGATGCCGGGGCGTCGCAAATCGACATCGTTACCGCTGCGGGCGGCAAAACGCTGATGCGGGTCGCTGATGACGGGGCCGGCATGAGGCAGGACGATCTGAAACTGGCCATCCGCCGTCACTGCACCTCCAAGATTTCCGATGATGACCTGTTTGATATCCGCACGCTCGGGTTCCGGGGGGAGGCGTTGCCGTCGATTGGCTCCGTGGCCCGTCTCGTCATTCAGACCCGCCACGGCGAAGAAGACCACGCCTGGGCGATCGCCGTGGAAGGCGGCAAGGAACAGCCGATTGTGCCTGCCGCCCGCTCAAAAGGCACCCAGGTTGAAGTCCGTGATCTGTTCTTCGCAACACCGGCCCGTCTGAAATTCTTGAAGTCCGACCGCGCGGAAGCAGCCGCTATTACCGAGATCGTCAAGCGGATCGCGCTTGCCTATCCGCATATCGGGTTTTCACTGTCCGGTGCCGACCGCCAGCCGCAGTCCTGGCCGGCAGCGCGCGGAGACGAGCCGCATCTGGCCCGGATCGCGCAGATTTTGGGGCCCGATTTCGTCGACAACGCCATGGAGATTGATGCGGCGCGGGAAGGGGTCCGGCTCACCGGGTATGCTGGTTTGCCCACTCATCACAGGGGCAATGCCCAGCATCAATTCTTTTTCGTCAATGGCCGACCTGTGAAGGACAAGCTTCTGCTGTCTGGACTGCGGGGGGCTTATGCAGATGTTCTCGCGCGCGACCGTCATCCGGTGGTGGTTCTCTTCATTGATCTGGATCCGGCACTGGTGGACGTGAACGTCCATCCGGCCAAATCCGATGTGCGCTTTCGCGATGCGCAGTTGGTCCGCGGCCTGCTTGTCGGGGCGATCAAACATGCGCTGGTCCAAGCGGGGCACCGGTCGTCGACGTCCAACGCAGCCGTCGCCTTGGATGCGCTTCGAAAACAATCTCCACAGCCGGGATGGCCATCCGGTGCCACTGCTCCCGCTTACGGTTCTGCAGCGAGCGTATCGGCAAGTGCGCACGGGTTCGGTGCAACGGCAACAGCGGAGCGCTGGGCGCCGGAGGCTTTTCAGCCATTGGAGACGGCACCAAATCCTGTGCCGGGATTTGCTGAAGACCGGGTTTCAGAGGTCCAGAACGGCTTTTCTGCTTTGGCCACACCCTCAGCCGATGCGCGGGCGCATGATGTTCCGCTGGCCTCAGAGAAAACCGAGCTACCACTTGGCGCCGCGCGGGCACAGGTGCACGAGACTTACATCATCGCGCAAACAGAAGATGGCGTTGTTATCGTCGATCAGCATGCAGCGCACGAACGGCTTGTTTATGAGCGCCTGAAGGAGGCCTTGGCCAAAAAAGACGTTGCCCGGCAGATCCTTTTAATCCCGGAGGTTGTCGACCTGCCGGAAGAAGATGCCGCCCGGCTGGCGGACCGCGCGGAGGATCTGGAAAAGGTCGGCCTGTCGCTGGAGGCTTTTGGGCCGGGTGCCATTGCGGTTCGTGAAACGCCAGCCATCCTTGGTGATATGGACATTCAGGGCATGGTGCGCACGCTCGCCGATGAACTGGCCGAATGGGAGACCGCCGACAGTCTCCGGGAGAAACTTGACCACGTTGCCGCCACGATGGCCTGCCATGGCTCGGTCCGGGCCGGACGCCGCATGCGGCCGGAAGAAATGGATGCCCTCTTGCGCGATATGGAAGCAACACCACTTTCTGGGCAGTGCAACCATGGGCGCCCGACCTGGGTTGAACTGAAACTCAGCGATATCGAAAAGCTTTTCGGCCGCAAGTAA
- a CDS encoding porin produces the protein MIRSAIIGASIILLPGPAFSADLPIAPEPIDYLRICDAYGNRFFYLPGTETCLRVGGRVRIEYRLNNYGSGPNNWSDKAATGTTFRARGYSYLDSRTATEYGLLRTYNSVYVTNDNDSSSNSLELEYSFIQFGGFTFGRAQSFWDFWTGYSFGARVTSYSDTKSNVAAYTRAFGNGVSASLSIESPVSRRVELISPNANGYGGFKIPDAVANIRIDQAWGSAQIMGALHQVYSVDTASESALGWAVGAGAEIKVPFLGGRDKVVLQVGYSDGASRFPLDSWNGRITDAINVGGSTKTTKTWNIAGGWRHAVTDTVTANLEGGYHTVDAALDSYDFNQWTVTGNVVWSPISGVDIGAEMQYRNVDFDRASGLSDTDEIYTTLRVQRTF, from the coding sequence ATGATCAGATCTGCCATCATTGGAGCGAGCATAATTTTGCTCCCCGGCCCCGCATTTTCTGCCGATCTTCCAATCGCACCGGAACCGATAGACTACCTGCGGATTTGTGATGCCTACGGCAACAGGTTCTTTTACCTGCCGGGCACAGAAACCTGCCTGCGTGTCGGAGGCCGAGTTCGTATCGAATACCGGCTGAACAATTATGGCAGCGGACCGAACAATTGGTCAGACAAGGCGGCGACAGGAACAACGTTCCGGGCTCGCGGCTACAGCTATCTGGACTCGCGCACCGCGACGGAGTACGGGCTGCTGCGCACCTACAACTCCGTCTACGTAACAAACGACAACGACAGCAGCTCCAATTCTTTGGAGCTGGAGTACAGCTTCATCCAATTCGGTGGGTTCACCTTTGGCCGGGCTCAATCGTTTTGGGACTTCTGGACGGGCTACTCATTCGGCGCGCGGGTCACCTCGTACTCCGATACCAAATCGAACGTAGCTGCCTATACCCGTGCATTCGGCAACGGAGTGTCCGCCAGCCTTTCAATCGAAAGTCCGGTTTCCCGGCGGGTGGAACTGATTTCTCCGAACGCCAACGGATATGGCGGCTTTAAGATCCCAGACGCTGTCGCCAACATCCGGATCGATCAGGCCTGGGGATCCGCGCAAATTATGGGCGCGCTACATCAAGTCTATTCCGTCGACACTGCGTCAGAATCTGCTCTGGGCTGGGCTGTCGGTGCCGGCGCGGAGATCAAGGTTCCTTTCCTCGGTGGCCGGGACAAAGTTGTTCTCCAAGTGGGCTATTCTGACGGCGCAAGCCGTTTCCCACTCGACAGTTGGAACGGCCGGATCACCGACGCCATCAATGTTGGCGGGTCCACCAAGACAACAAAGACATGGAACATTGCCGGAGGCTGGCGTCACGCCGTAACCGACACGGTCACTGCCAATCTGGAAGGTGGTTACCACACTGTCGATGCCGCATTGGACAGCTACGATTTCAATCAATGGACAGTGACCGGAAACGTTGTCTGGTCGCCAATTTCCGGTGTGGATATCGGCGCTGAAATGCAATACCGGAACGTCGATTTCGATAGAGCTTCGGGGCTTTCCGATACCGATGAAATCTACACTACATTGCGGGTTCAGAGGACGTTTTAA
- a CDS encoding patatin-like phospholipase family protein, with protein sequence MLQNASHPKIGLALGGGGARGLAHIPVLEAFDDLGIRPHKIAGTSIGAIFGAGYAAGHSGEDLRAIALDLFADSNKVLSRFWKLGPKRIRDLFRAGPVQFDPVGVLEAFVAEHLPPRFEDLDVPLRILATDYFGCTEVDFETGPLLPAIAASISIPAVFRPVRHQGRFLIDGGVVNPLPFDGLREECDFVVAVDVVGAPVPRSNPADISMLDSIFGSSQILMQTITAQKLKLDQPDILIRPQHDNTRVLDFLKAGAILEKSETLRGVTRARLTELLNTTSDSIK encoded by the coding sequence ATGCTTCAAAATGCGTCGCATCCCAAAATCGGCCTTGCCCTAGGCGGCGGAGGAGCAAGGGGCCTTGCCCACATTCCCGTTCTTGAGGCGTTTGACGATTTGGGGATCAGACCCCACAAAATCGCCGGAACATCTATCGGTGCGATCTTTGGGGCAGGCTATGCTGCCGGGCACAGCGGTGAGGATCTGCGCGCGATCGCGCTGGACTTGTTTGCCGACAGCAACAAAGTCCTCTCGCGCTTCTGGAAACTTGGACCAAAACGCATCCGGGATCTCTTCCGTGCCGGGCCGGTCCAATTCGACCCCGTCGGTGTGCTGGAGGCCTTTGTCGCAGAGCACTTGCCACCCCGGTTTGAAGATCTCGATGTCCCATTACGAATCTTGGCAACCGATTATTTCGGCTGCACCGAGGTGGATTTCGAAACGGGGCCGCTTTTACCGGCAATTGCCGCCTCCATTTCCATCCCGGCCGTTTTCCGCCCAGTCCGGCATCAGGGAAGATTTCTAATCGACGGGGGTGTTGTAAATCCGTTGCCCTTCGACGGTTTGCGGGAAGAGTGCGATTTTGTGGTCGCGGTCGATGTTGTCGGCGCCCCGGTTCCGCGCTCAAATCCGGCTGACATCAGCATGCTGGACTCGATTTTCGGGTCTTCGCAAATCTTGATGCAGACGATAACGGCGCAAAAACTCAAGCTGGATCAACCGGATATCCTGATCCGCCCGCAGCACGACAACACCCGCGTTCTCGATTTTCTGAAAGCAGGAGCAATTCTGGAAAAGTCCGAAACCTTACGTGGTGTGACACGGGCCAGACTGACAGAACTGCTAAATACAACGAGCGATTCCATCAAATAA
- the rsmD gene encoding 16S rRNA (guanine(966)-N(2))-methyltransferase RsmD gives MRIVAGRFKGAALAAPKSNATRPTSDRLRETVFNILAHGLEFEIDGCRVLDLFAGTGALGFEAISRGARHCTFIEEAAEPRGVIRRNMESLGLNGAAKIFRRDATKLGEPGTIEPFDLVFADPPYDKGLGEKALGSAATGGWLKPSAICILEERGSADVDAPEGFTELDRRKAGDSQVLFLRFDQG, from the coding sequence GTGAGAATAGTTGCCGGACGTTTCAAGGGCGCTGCATTGGCAGCGCCCAAGTCAAATGCCACACGGCCGACCAGCGATCGATTGCGCGAAACCGTCTTCAACATACTTGCGCATGGGCTGGAGTTCGAGATTGATGGATGCCGGGTGCTGGATCTTTTTGCCGGCACCGGAGCGCTCGGTTTTGAGGCGATCAGCCGAGGTGCGCGGCACTGCACCTTTATCGAAGAAGCCGCCGAGCCACGCGGTGTCATCCGCAGGAACATGGAAAGCCTCGGGCTCAATGGCGCTGCAAAGATTTTCCGGCGGGATGCGACAAAGCTCGGCGAGCCAGGAACGATCGAACCCTTCGATCTGGTGTTCGCCGACCCGCCTTATGACAAGGGGCTGGGAGAAAAGGCGCTCGGTTCTGCCGCAACTGGCGGATGGCTGAAACCGAGCGCCATCTGCATTCTGGAAGAGCGGGGCTCCGCGGACGTTGATGCTCCGGAGGGGTTCACTGAGCTCGACCGGCGCAAGGCCGGTGACAGTCAGGTACTGTTCCTGCGGTTTGATCAGGGGTAA
- a CDS encoding alpha/beta hydrolase translates to MTAEDSNNSTPPAQDGTGTVRRVGRTVRKVLVAGAIAYGIVAGYMYLNQRNFVFVPTGELETPGAKGLETVTVETVSMQDGTNVTIWTSEGRENTPIVLYFHGNSSNLSTRHKRFAQVLDSGFGLYAPSYRGYPGSEGTPSEAAFIQDALEHFDRASATGRPVILHGESLGTGVATAVAEQRPDAGLLVLEAPYTALVDIASEQYPWLPVSVLMKDPMPTRERIRNVQSPILIVHGTEDRVIPVAHGERLYELAPEPKTLKIVEGVSHSGLWGNGLWEAVQDAYCTSKAEMRAC, encoded by the coding sequence ATGACCGCAGAAGACAGCAACAACAGCACACCACCTGCGCAGGACGGCACGGGCACCGTGCGCAGGGTTGGCAGGACCGTCAGAAAGGTCTTGGTCGCTGGTGCGATCGCCTACGGCATTGTAGCCGGCTACATGTACCTCAATCAGCGGAATTTCGTTTTTGTCCCGACGGGTGAGCTTGAGACGCCCGGCGCAAAGGGGCTTGAGACGGTCACCGTGGAAACGGTCTCAATGCAAGACGGCACCAACGTGACCATCTGGACGTCTGAAGGGCGTGAAAACACGCCGATCGTTCTTTATTTCCACGGCAACTCCAGCAATTTGTCGACGCGTCACAAGCGCTTTGCGCAGGTTCTGGACAGTGGCTTCGGGCTCTATGCGCCGAGTTATCGCGGCTATCCGGGAAGTGAAGGCACCCCGTCCGAGGCAGCATTCATTCAGGATGCGCTAGAGCATTTTGACAGGGCTTCGGCAACTGGCAGACCGGTTATCTTGCACGGTGAGAGCTTGGGGACAGGTGTTGCCACTGCCGTCGCTGAACAGCGCCCGGATGCCGGATTGCTCGTCCTGGAAGCGCCCTATACAGCTTTGGTCGACATTGCATCCGAGCAATATCCCTGGTTGCCGGTGTCCGTGCTCATGAAGGATCCAATGCCGACGCGGGAGCGGATCCGGAACGTTCAAAGCCCGATCCTGATCGTGCACGGAACGGAGGACCGGGTGATCCCGGTGGCGCACGGAGAACGCTTGTACGAGCTGGCGCCCGAACCGAAGACACTCAAGATCGTTGAAGGCGTCAGCCACAGCGGGCTTTGGGGCAACGGTCTTTGGGAAGCCGTTCAAGACGCCTATTGCACCTCGAAGGCCGAGATGCGCGCTTGTTGA
- a CDS encoding nucleoside deaminase, translated as MTSQDSNSAEKTFMDLALEEAAAAAERGEVPVGAVLVRNGEIVARDGNRTLELNDPTAHAEVLVIRAACAALQSQRLPKCDLYVTLEPCAMCAGAISFARIRRLYYGAGDEKGGAVDHGTRFFHQPICHHAPETYAGIGERQSAALLKAFFQGRR; from the coding sequence ATGACATCTCAAGACAGCAACTCCGCCGAAAAAACCTTCATGGATCTCGCCCTGGAGGAAGCTGCAGCAGCCGCGGAGCGTGGTGAAGTCCCCGTGGGTGCCGTTCTGGTGCGCAACGGAGAGATCGTGGCCCGGGACGGCAACCGGACCCTGGAACTGAACGATCCGACTGCGCATGCAGAAGTGCTGGTGATCCGTGCGGCCTGTGCAGCCCTCCAATCACAACGGCTTCCGAAGTGCGATCTCTATGTCACGCTAGAACCCTGCGCGATGTGCGCCGGCGCCATTTCCTTTGCCCGGATCCGCCGGCTCTATTATGGCGCCGGAGACGAAAAGGGCGGCGCGGTCGACCATGGAACCAGATTCTTTCACCAACCGATTTGTCATCATGCCCCTGAGACATATGCCGGTATAGGAGAACGCCAATCGGCAGCTCTCCTGAAAGCATTTTTTCAAGGCCGACGCTGA
- a CDS encoding MBL fold metallo-hydrolase: MAGPALAICQVVADAPYKPLRPGEVRVWNANLEPDQVSIRYIGHSTFELETPQGIRIATDYNDIYRPFLPPTIATMNGAHGTHYSLNPDPNIEHLLYGWNRNGGPMDHDIFVGDVRVRNIQTNIRGWDGESRRLGNSIFIFEAADLCIAHLGHLHHRLTENDLLRLGQIDVVFAAIDNSSTLRLDSLMDVLAAISPSMIIPMHFHFAGALPAFMGRATEQGYRIVRAETSSVTVSRSTLPAEKTVYIMMPGGA, translated from the coding sequence TTGGCTGGCCCTGCTCTGGCGATCTGCCAAGTCGTCGCTGATGCCCCGTACAAGCCGTTGCGGCCGGGCGAAGTCCGGGTGTGGAACGCCAATCTGGAGCCAGATCAAGTCAGCATCCGCTACATCGGGCATTCCACCTTCGAGCTGGAAACCCCCCAAGGGATCCGCATCGCAACCGACTACAACGACATCTACCGTCCATTTCTTCCGCCGACAATCGCCACAATGAACGGGGCCCATGGCACCCACTACTCCTTGAACCCGGACCCGAATATCGAACATCTGCTCTATGGCTGGAACCGGAACGGCGGCCCGATGGATCACGATATCTTTGTTGGCGATGTTCGCGTTCGAAACATTCAAACCAACATCCGTGGCTGGGATGGAGAGAGCCGCAGGCTCGGCAATTCAATCTTTATCTTTGAAGCTGCGGATTTGTGCATCGCACATTTGGGACATTTACATCACCGGCTTACAGAAAACGATTTACTGCGCCTCGGGCAGATTGATGTCGTGTTCGCCGCCATTGACAACTCATCGACACTTAGGCTCGACAGCCTCATGGACGTGCTGGCTGCCATCAGTCCATCGATGATCATCCCGATGCATTTTCATTTTGCCGGGGCCCTTCCGGCGTTCATGGGCCGGGCAACGGAACAGGGCTACAGGATCGTCCGTGCAGAGACTTCAAGTGTGACCGTGAGCCGTAGCACCCTGCCTGCGGAAAAAACGGTCTACATCATGATGCCCGGAGGGGCGTAG